ACCGAGGAAGAAAGCTTCTTGTTTTTTCGTGAATGACTGAGGAAGAAAGCTTTCAGCGTTTGtgtaaaaattaaagaaaagagggacttttcccaacggttgttatataaccgatgtgaaaactaaagaaaagagagaCTTTTCCCAACCGTTGtaatataaccgatgtgaaaactaaagaaagatggacttttcccaacggttgtaatataaccgatgtgaaaagtacttcattaaaatttcaaaaatgccaccgcATTTAGCTTTCACATCGCTTATTCTAACAACCGTTGTAAATAATGATTActaattacttttcacatcagacatattcccaaccgatgtgaaaactatcataaaagttcactaaaatttcaatattgccaccgcgttatcttttacatcaggtaattgattaaccgatgtgaaaaccctgatgtgaaaagtcttttttctagtagtgatAGCAAGATAGTGGAGAAATTAATGTTGGGCAGCAGAAATTAAATATTAGGCAACAAGCCTTTAATTAGAGGGTGGCAACACAATAAACAAGGGTGATACTATTGACTATCGGTTCAATTATTGTTCGACCTCagtttgattattgaatttttaactaGTGTTTGGACCAGTTTGATGACAGGTTCGTTATGCAAACATTGGGAATATAGATATATGTTTGAAActattaaaattaattcaaaactTGAATATTAAAGTATGTTGTTTAATCTTAGTTCCTATAAGTATAAATTTCTAGCTCTGCCCCTGGGAGCATCGAGGACCCCATTATATAGATGATAAGTTCCCAAACCCTAGTTATGGATATATTGAACCTTAACGACTTACTAAATTGATTAAGTTAATTACATGAATGATTGAGGAAATCAAGGGGAATAGTAACTAATTTCTTTGACTAGTCTTAAGGATCGATCAAGGGGTTGGTCTTCCTTCTTTGAACTGTCTTACTTTATTCTTGATTGCTCATCTGAATTGTAGGCACACTCGGCCTAATCTGAAACCATGATGATACATGTTACAATCACAAAATAAGGCTAGCATCAGAGAATAAAGTAGGGGTGTAATCGGACCGGATTGGTTCAGATTTAGGGTGTTTAAATGTCCGAACCAATCAAACATGTTCagtttgggttggttcggatttcATGATTTTTACTTCTAAACTCGAACAAAACTAACCTGATTTCaatcggattggttcggttcggatggtcggatttgaaataaaaaatattatttcgtAATATGCACGaaatttattctaaaaacgtgaaaaattgtaaaaaaaatctaacatttttaaagaacaaaacattcgataatgacataatccatataatcaaaataaaactaacatctctaacacaaatataaatatgtaatgtaatgGGTTGAAAGTGTTTGACCTTAATGTAAAAAATTCTAAAttcattgggttggttcggattgatcgatttttcaattttcaaatatgATACCCAAACCGATGGTGGTCGGACTCAGTAAAAAAAACTCGAACCGAACCAATGATCTAATTCAACCCACCATAATGTGTTCGGTTCGGATCGGTTTGATTGAATTCGCGGATCGGACCATACCCACTTACACCCCAAAAATAAAGAATGTGGGGTGTGGGCACATCGTATGTGAAGTTTCAACATCATTCACTCACCGCATGTTTGATTTggcaatgaagaaagaaaaacaaagaggGAGGTGTTGTGTGTGCGAGCTCACAAATCAAAAGGGACACAACATGTTTGCGTATTGATAAAAAGcgaaagagaaaaagaacttatcttcttcatcttcggAACACATGCATGGCTTTTCCCATGAGAGCTTCAAGACCTTATCAAAATTTTAGTCCCACAgcgtttgtaattttttttccctcCTAAATACTATTTCGGTTTTTAATTCCTAGAATATTAAGAAACACATAACACATTTCACAAACTAAACATTCCGAAATTTTTGAATAAGATTCCTAAAATCAAATGTTATAATTTCTCTTCTGAATTTTAATTTCCAGAACAGTGAGTTACAATACATTTTCAGTTTTCATAAGAAGTGTAATTTATGTGGGATAGATTTTTTAAGAGCTTATGTGGGATAGTATATAAAACTTTACTACTTTAGAGTGAGTCGAGAAATTGAGTTTCTTTGGGTGAGAAAATGAACTTTCTAACAGTATTTTCAATGGTAAATTCTTAGTTTTTAGCTTTATTCATGTGAGTTCGTACTGCCACATGGGTTTAAGCAAGTCGTTGCAGATTTTGTTCAAACtttgagtttttagttcttaacactattcatatgtgcccgtactgccacatgtgatTAAGCAACTCGTTGCAGATTTTATTCCAACCTTGAGTTCgtagttcttaacactattcatctgtgtccgtactgccacatgtgcttaagcaactctttgcagattttgttCCAACCTtaagttcttagtttttagttcttagcactattcatctgGTCTCACATCAccataataatagtaatattttttattttcatatatataatttttttttaaatttatatgctaattcaatacttagTTGATGattgggaaaaaaaaattaattttttattgtaagatctcaaaaagtaaaactccttatataagaattagttcttattttaaagaactaagaactccacgtgAGCCCcttccaatggttaagaactcagttcttagttattaactcagaaataagaactaagaaccttacCTCGGAGATGTTTCAAAATATAATTCTAATTTAGGTTGGATTTGAACCACTAGATCCAAGAGCAGCTTGATAATAACTAATAAGTCCGAACATGTGTGTACAAATCACATGCCATTCAGCTCCACTGCCGACTTTCCATTTTTATCCTTCCACGAGGTCTCTTTTCCGACGCTAAAAAACAAGagagaattttaaaaataaaactcgAGTTTCTCAAATCGTCCACGAGGTCTCATTGTagtattaaaatataaaatgaaagaTAAAGGGGTAACATCATATGAACCAAGTATCTTTCAACATTGACTTATCACGTTACaacaaattaaaagaacaaCAAAAATATATTCATCTAGTATATAAAAATCCAAGATAGTAAATAGTACGTAGCAACCAAATCCAGTTCCAAAGATCAACAATGGCTTCTAGCCACCAAAGTTCACCAGGAAAAATCCGCAGCAGCAGCAGCCGCTTTGATGAACACCAAGTGGTGGTGGTTATGGTACCTTTCCCTGCACAAGGACATCTCAATCAGCTCATGCACTTGTCACGCGTAATCTTGCCACACAACATACCTGTTCATTATGTTGGCACAGCCACACACAATCGTCAAGCCACACTTCGTGTCCAAGGTTGGGACCCAAACTCCATTTCAAACATCCATTTCCATGATTTTGAAGTTCCTCCCTTTGCTTCCCCACCTCCCAACCCAAATGCAGACACCAAATTCCCATCTCACATGATTCCTTCCTTTGAGGCCTCTTCACATCTTCGTTCACCTTTGGCAGCATTTCTCCGATCCCTTTCATCTGTGGCCAGAAGGGTCATAGTGATTCATGACTCCATATTGGCGTCAGTGGTTCAAGATGCCAAAAACATAGCAAATGTTGAGAGGTACACATTTCACAGTTGTTCTGCCTTTATGATTTTCTTACACTTTTGGGAAAATATGGGAAAACCGCAACTAGAAGGCTTACATATCCCACAACTTCCTTCTCTTGAAGGATGCTTCCCCACCCAATTCATGGATTTCATTACTGAACAAAGTGAATTCTTTGAATTCACTGATGGACACATTTACAACACATCAAGAGCAATTGAAAGTCCTTACATGGAgtttatggaaaacatcattaATAATAAGAAGCATTGGGCACTTGGGCCTTTCAACCCTCTAACCATTGAGAAGAAAAGTTCAAAAGGAAGACACTTTGTCATGGAGTGGCTTGATAGACAAGAGCCAAAATCTGTTATATATGTATCTTTTGGGTCAACAACAACCTTTACAGAGGAGCAAATTGAACAGATAGCAAATGGATTGGAGCAAAGCAAACACAAATTCATCTGGGTGCTGAGAGATGCTGATAAAGGAGACATCTTTGATGGAGATAAAGTAAAAGAACATGGGCTTCCAAATGGGTTTGAAAAGAGAGTTGAAGGCATGGGGCTAGTTGTGAGAGACTGGGCACCCCAATTGGAAATTCTAAGTCATCCTTCAACAGGAGGGTTTATGAGTCATTGTGGATGGAACTCCTGCTTAGAGAGCATGTCCATGGGGGTGCCAATAGCAGCATGGCCTATGCACTCTGACCAGCCAAGAAACAGTGTTTTGATAGCTGAAGTGGTAAAGGTTGGTTTGTTATTAAAAGATTGGGCTCAAAGAGATGAGTTGGTGACCACTTCAGTTATTGAGAATGCAGTGAGAAGGTTGATGGAAACAAAGGAAGGAGATGAGATGCGAGAGAGAGCAATGAACCTTAAAAAATCCATTCATAAGTCCATGGATGAAGGTGGAGTCTCTCGTACAGAAATGGAATCTTTCATTGCTCATATAACTAGATAGAATGATTTAATCACAAATTATTCTAGTATAAACTgttagaaataaaattaattagtggtaattagaaaataaaaagctGCATGTTACAAAAGATAATAGGTTATGGGTTACTAGCATTATGGAGCATTAGTATTGTTTAAGAGCTGTTATGTTTTGTTATGTAATCACTAGAATTTATCATTAGTATTATATctatttagtttttttaattgattagtATTATGtctatttagtatttttaatttagtaatTATGTTGTTGTTATGGATTactttattataaatatattccCAAGTCATGTGATAATTGTGAATAAAACCAAGCGGGATACCAGGTCTGTTACAATCTTTCTGAATTAAAGGAACAGGGGACCAAGTGGTGATGATAAAACAGAGGGTGGGGGGCCAAGCGGTGATATAAAATAGAGGCTGGTAACCAGCGGTCTTACATAACAGAGGTTGGGGACCATGTCCTTACTGCCAAAACTTCTTTCATAGAGAATGGAGAAGAAAGAAGTCAAAGATAGGAGACTTCAATTATTTAGAGTAGATTTTTGTAGAGGACGTGGATGATGAGGCCAAGGAAGAGGGGAAGATGAGATGGTGAcaatttggcttaattgcaactttgctccccgacgtttaccaatgtcacgattttggtcccccacctaatttaattacatgaatgGTCCCCAACGTTGTAGGttgtgtgcaacgttagtcctaccgtttatttcttaatggaggaggcttatgTGGACGTCTAAtttgagagaaaaatgagatctgaagagagagggaagcacgtgagtatcacgtgaaccttatataaacccattatacccaaatctgaaaccctaggaatctaaatcgtgttaccttcttcgttccagagaggtcaggggtttgggtataatgggttcagataagggtcacgtgatactcacgtgcttccctctcttcttatacctcatttctctctccaattggacgtccacgtaagcctcttCCTTTAACAAATAAacagtaggactaacgttgcacacggcctacaacgtcggggaccatccatgtaattaaattaggtgggggaccaaaatcgtggtattgataaacgtcggggaccaaagttgcaattaagccgtGACAATTTTAATGGTTGATGATAGGAGACTTCAATTATTTAGAGTAGATTTTTGTAGAACAAATGGAAGGAGGTATGCTAAATTTAATGCTAAGTGTTTCAATAAGTAAAAGGTTCATGAGAACATTCCTCTcatataaaatttgaaattaaagcTACAAAATCTCATCCAGAGCTAATCTTTTTTGGTGGGTAGCAACTCATGAGTgaacctcattaaaacctcctTAGAAAAAACCCAGTAGGAAAAATTCTAggggaggaaaaagagtactcaaacaAGAGCCAACACCAAGAAGAATGACTACTTAGCTCACAAACTTCCCACTACAGACCCTTGACTAcgaacaaataaaataaatatagttTCTAATGGGCAAAGTTACCTTTGTGAATTACAAAAACAAAGCCCAGTAAGCTTTTCCTAATATGAGCTCGTCTTAAGCCCTTCACTGGTGACAAAGTCGTTCCCTTCTCACAACACAGGTGCAATTACCATCCTCAGACCTTTTTTAAGCATTGGAAAATGATTGACGtgaagtttttagttcttaaatATGCAACTTTGCTTTAAGAGTTCTTAATAATataaaggcttaatacatcagaagacccctgtaattgtaaagggaatcaaatccagggcctagaaaatttttgcatcaaattggatccctggaaatttttttttttaattcaattaaggccaaagtgtgtcagccttcaattttatcccagtcatcaattccacgtggcttttattattatttttaattagaaaaataataaaaaattatttttaattccaactcaattaaataattagaaaaaaaaatttaaaaacttaataaataacctaatctaataatccttaactaaacaaactaataatctaactaataaactaatctaataatctaacctaatctaatctaataatccctaTAACCAATTTCAATCTTCCCCAAATTAAACCCTAACTGAAGAGAGATTAAGAACACAGAGAAGTCTCCCCCTCTCTCCTAGCCGGcggccaccatcatcaccataacCACCATCTCCATTTTCCCCTCTGAATCACACTAGCACTGGTCCTTTTCTTCCTAATCACCTTTGTCGTTCCTCTGTTTCTCATCTCCTCAAAGCAACACATCTATGTTAGAATCAAAGAAGGAATTCTGAGCTAGActaaacccagaacccacccaCCTCCACGCCACCCAGAacctaccaccaccatcaaccaGAAACCCAGAaaccacccaccaccatcaccaacctCTTCACGCCACCccaaacccagaacccaccaCTATCCCTCAGATCCATCGAATCACAAGAAGAGGAACGATGTTGCTTCCAAGCAGCGTTCCCTGAGGGCTTTGAGATCATCGGAACAGTAGGAATCAGAGAGAGGAAGAGCGTGATGGGGGCGACAGAAAAGGATGACGAACCCAGCAAACCCATTCACCACCGCAAGCCACCACAAGCCCAGGACGACCACATATGATTTATAGAGAGGGACATGAGGGGCGGTGGTGACAAGGAAGCAGCGGTGGAGCGCGACCTACACTGAGGGTTTGCAGGGTTGGGGGTGGGGGGTTGGGGTTTCGTTTGGGTtgagttgggttgggttgggttgggggtGGGGTGAGGTTGAGGGTGGGTATGGTGGGAGAGAAGGGAGGAAGATGAGAACTGAGAAGTTCAATCAGAATGAtgaatgatgaataaaaaatgatgaataattaattaaatattttttgaataattaaaaaatgagttggaattaaaaaattaacttttagaatttttcaattaaaaaataattccaaattccacgtggaaaagctaagtaggctaaaattgaagccacttcagcatcagacgcactttgtccttaattgaattaaaaaaaaatttctagggacccaatttgatgcaaaaattttctaggccctggatttgattccctttacaattacagggaccttctgatgtattaagcctaatataaaatatttttttctctcatttgcTACTTTATGGTttaaatactctagaggtcCATGAAATTGCCTTTCATACTAAAATAAGTCCCTCAATCTTTTTTTCCCATTCTGAAtccatggaatttttttttaatcagaataagtcccaacttgtgtttccagcctatgtggctcaatttttgctgagtcatttattccacgtgacttttctattttttttttaaatacacatggattaaaaaaataaaattaaacatttaaatttaaaattaaaatcttattaacctaattaaccctaaatctaattaaccctaaatccc
This is a stretch of genomic DNA from Lotus japonicus ecotype B-129 chromosome 1, LjGifu_v1.2. It encodes these proteins:
- the LOC130734206 gene encoding zeatin O-glucosyltransferase-like gives rise to the protein MASSHQSSPGKIRSSSSRFDEHQVVVVMVPFPAQGHLNQLMHLSRVILPHNIPVHYVGTATHNRQATLRVQGWDPNSISNIHFHDFEVPPFASPPPNPNADTKFPSHMIPSFEASSHLRSPLAAFLRSLSSVARRVIVIHDSILASVVQDAKNIANVERYTFHSCSAFMIFLHFWENMGKPQLEGLHIPQLPSLEGCFPTQFMDFITEQSEFFEFTDGHIYNTSRAIESPYMEFMENIINNKKHWALGPFNPLTIEKKSSKGRHFVMEWLDRQEPKSVIYVSFGSTTTFTEEQIEQIANGLEQSKHKFIWVLRDADKGDIFDGDKVKEHGLPNGFEKRVEGMGLVVRDWAPQLEILSHPSTGGFMSHCGWNSCLESMSMGVPIAAWPMHSDQPRNSVLIAEVVKVGLLLKDWAQRDELVTTSVIENAVRRLMETKEGDEMRERAMNLKKSIHKSMDEGGVSRTEMESFIAHITR